The Afifella aestuarii genomic interval CGCCCCTGCCGGAGACCGATCTCAAAACCGGCCTGACGAGCGAGACGGCCCAGGAGCGGCTGGCAAAGTTCGGCGAAAACGCCATCAGCGAAGAGAAAACGAGCCCTCTCCAGCGTCTGATGCGCTATTTCTGGGCGCCGATCCCGTGGATGATCGAGGCGGCGGCGATCCTCTCCGCAGCGCTCGGTGACTGGGCCGATTTCGCGATCATCGTCACCATGCTTCTCGTCAACGCGGCCGTGGATTTCTGGCAGGAGCGCAAGGCCGGCAACGCTATCGAGCTTTTGAAGGAAAGCCTGGCACTCACCGCCCGCGTCTTGCGTGACGGCACCTGGCAGACGCTGCCCGCTAAGGATCTGGTGCCCGGCGATGTCGTGCTTTTGCGCATCGGCAATGTCACCCCCGCCGATATTCGGCTCGTCGCCGGCGATTATCTGAGCGCCGACGAGGCCGCTCTGACGGGCGAATCGCTGCCCGTCGACAAGGCCGCGGGCGACACCGCCTATTCCGGCTCCGTCGTGAAACTCGGTGAGATGACCGGCGTCGTGACCGCGACCGGCATGAACACTTATTTTGGCAAGACGGCGCAGCTCGTCGCCTCCGCCGAGACGCGCTCGCACTTTCAGCGCGCCGTGCTTTCTATCGGCAATTTCCTCATTCTGACGACTCTCGCCCTTGTCGCCGTCATCGTGCTCGTCGCGGTCTTCCGCGGCACGCCCTTCTGGGAAACCGTGCAATTCTCGCTCATTCTGACGGTGGCGGCGATCCCGGTCGCTCTGCCGACGGTCCTGTCGGTGACGATGGCGGTCGGTGCGGAAAAGCTCGCCCGTATGAAGGCGATTGTCTCGCGCCTCGTCGCGATCGAGGAATTGGCCGGCGTCGATGTCCTGTGCGTCGACAAGACCGGCACCTTGACGATGAACGCGCTCACCGTCGCCGACATCCTCCCCGAACAGGGGGTGGAGGCGGCCGACGTCGTCCTCGCCGCGCAGCTCGCAAGCAACGCCAACGACCCCGATCCGATCGACAAGGCGGTGCTTGCCGCCGAAGGCGCGCCTGCCGATGCGGGCTATGTGATCGGTGATTTCACGCCCTTCGATCCGGTGTCGAAGCGCACCATGGTGGAGACGACCTTAGGCGATCGAAAAGTCGCCTTCTCCAAAGGCGCGCCCCAGGTCATCCTTGATCTCGCCGCACCACCTGCGGAGAGCCGGGCGCGCATCGAGGCGGAGGTCGCCCGCCTCGCCGAAGAGGGTTACCGCGCCCTCGGCGTGGCGCGCCGAGAGGGCGATGCCTGGCAGTTTCTCGGTCTTGTCTCGATTTTCGATCCGCCGCGTGAGGATGCGGCCGCGACCATTGCCGAGACCGGGCGGATGGGCCTTGCCGTCAAGATGATCACCGGCGACCACGAGGCGATCGCCCGCCAGATTGCGGGCAAACTCGGGCTCCGCCGCAACATTCGCTCCGCCGACACCGTCTTCGCCGATGGCAGTGATGGCGAAGTCAGCGAGCGCATCGAACAGGCCGACGGCGTCGCGCGCGTCTTGCCCGAGCACAAGTTCAAGATCGTGCGCGCCTTGCAGGATCGCGGTCATATCGTGGCGATGACGGGCGATGGCGTGAACGATGCCCCGGCCTTGAAACAGGCCGACGCCGGCATCGCGGTGAGCGGGGCGACGGACGCGGCGCGTGCTGCCGCCGATGTCGTGCTGACGAGCTCCGGTCTCGGCGTTATCGCCTCGGCGATCGAGGAGGCCCGGCGCATCTTCGAACGCATGACGAGCTACGCCACCTTCCGCATCGCCGAGACGATCCGAGTGCTTGTGTTCATGAGCCTGTCGATCCTGATCTTCGATTTCTATCCGGTGACGGCCGTCATGATCGTGCTTCTGGCGGTCCTCAACGACTTCCCGATCATGATGATCGCCTACGACAACGCCAATGTCGCTGAAAAGCCGGTGCGCTGGAACATGCCGCGTGTCCTCACGATCGCGAGCTGCCTCGGTCTTCTGGGTGTGGCCGAAACCTTCCTGCTCTTCTGGTACGTCGACACCGTCATGCATCTGCCGCGCGAGGTCATCCAGACGGTGATCTTCCTGAAGCTTCTCGTTGCCGGCCACCTGACACTCTACGTCACGCGCAACCAGCGCTGGTTCTGGTCGAGGCCGTTTCCGAGCCTCAGGCTGTTCCTGACAACGGAGGCGACGCAGATTCTCGGAACGCTGGTGGCCGTCTACGGCATCTTCGTTGCACCGATCGGCTGGACCTATGCGCTTGGCGTCTGGGCCTATGCGCTCGCCTGGCTCCCGATCGAAAGTGCGATCGCAATCGCCCTGCGTCGGGCCCTCGACATGAAGGCTGAACATCAGACGAGCCATCTGGCACGGACTGAAGGTCGCGTCGCCGGGCGCTGAACGAGCCGATGAAGGGGGCGGCAAGTGTTGCACACCCGCCTCGCTCGCTCTTACTTGCGGTGATAAGAATGTGATCTCTCTCGACAAATGCCGGTTTGGTCACATCTTCGCCTTGAAGCGATGGCCATCCGCGCGGGGCGCGCGGCCCGCCGGCCACCACGGCCTGCTCCGTTTTTTGAAAGCGGGGCCCTGCCGGCCGAAGGCGTAAGAAGGAGAAAGAATTGCCGCACTGGATGTTTGAGAAAAGCCGCGGGGTGGCCGTGCGGCTTCCGGCCGCTGCTGCGCTTGCTTTGGCGTTGGCCGCTTGCACGACGACGCGCCCCGTTCAGCCTGAGGGGCCGCGTGTCGATCAGAGTTATGTTCGCATGTATGGGCCGGTGCAGGATGATGGCTGGAACGTCCCGGCCATCGACGTGTCGAAAGTCGACCCGCGCTATCTGCGCCAGATCGTTAATTACAATTCACCTTATCCGGCCGGCACCATCGTCGTCGATCCTTACGAGCGCTTCCTCTATCTCGTGATGGAGAACGGCAAAGCCATGCGCTACGGTGTCGGTGTGGCCCGTTCGGGAATGGAATTTGCCGGCAATGCGAAAATCGCCCGCAAGGCGGAATGGCCGCGCTGGACGCCCACACAAGCGATGATCAAGCGCGAACCTGAGAGATACGGCAAGGTTGCCGACGGTCTCGACGGCGGCATTTCCAATCCGCTCGGGGCGCGGGCGCTTTACCTCTACAAGAACGGTCGCGACACGCTCTACCGCATTCACGGGACGAACGAGCCCTGGTCGATCGGCAAGGCCGTTTCCTCCGGCTGTATCCGGCTGTTCAACCAGGACATCATCGATCTCGCCAGCCGCGTCCCCCCGGGGTCGCGCGTCGTGGTGCTGAATCGTTCGCAATCCGGTCAGGGCACGGTGCCGGATGGCCCGATGGCTGCCGGACCTCTGGCGGGCGCCGCTTCGACCGGAGGGCTGAGCTGACATGCTGGACCGCCGCCATTTCATGACGCTGGCCGCGGGCGCGGCCAGCTTTGCCCTGCTTCCGGGCTTCGCGCGGGCGCAGACGGGGCTGACCGTCGAGGAGGTTCTCTCCGATCCGACCGCCCCGGTGCGTGGCAATTCAGATGGCGATGTGACCCTGGTCGAGTATTTCGACTACCAATGCCCTGCCTGCAAAGGCAGCCATGACGAGGTGATGCGGGCGGTCGAAAAGGACGGCAAGGTGCGTCTCGTCATGAAGGACTGGCCGATCTTCGGCGAGGCCTCCGTCTACGCGTCGCATCTCGTTCTCGCGGCCGTGCCGAGCGGCGGATACGCCCATGCCCAGGAAGCGCTTTTGAACACGAAGGGAGCGCTCTCCCGCCAGGCGGTCGAGACGACGCTTGAGAAAGCCGGGCTCGATGTGGATGCGCTCCGCAGTGCTTACCGTGACCGCAAAGGCGAGATCGACGCGCTCATCATGCGCAATTCGCATCAGGCCGAAGCTTTTGGCTTTCCCGGTACTCCGGCCTTCGTCGCCGAGACGACGCTTTATCCGGGCGTGATGGACGAAAAGGCGCTGCTGGAGGCGTTTGCCAAGGCCCGCGGCTGAGGCTTTTTCAAGCGGCATCTTTCACGATCGGTGGGAGAGATGCTCAGCGCCTGCTGAACTCGTCGATCAGCGCCGGAAACTCCTCGGGCGACGGGAAATGGGCGAAGCTGTGCTTTGCCGGCGTTGTGACCCAGTCGAGCTTTTCGGCCGTGCAGGTTTCGATAAACGGTTCCAGGCCGGCCGTATCCTCAAGCATCGTGCTGCGAACATTGACGACGTCGCCCATCACGTCGGGAAAGCGCGTGAACACCCAGCTCATGCAGTGACCGCAGAACGAATGGATGAGCCCTTCCATGTCCTGCGCGCCGCCGATGACCGGCTCGCCAGAGAGAAGTCGGAATCCGCCTCCGGGCACCGCCACGCTCAAGGAAAAAGCGCTCGCACTCATCCGCTGGCATCCCTTGCAATGGCACGCTGCCGTGACGAGCGGGGGTGACGTGATTTCGAAGCGCAGCCTGCCGCAACGGCAGGAGCCTTGGCGCGTTTTCCATTCGGTCGAAGTCATGCACGGTGCCTTTCAAGGGTTGTTGGAAGGGGCGGAGGGCAAGAGCAAGAGTCGGTGGTGCAGGAGAGCGCTACGGCTGTGAGCCCCTTCCTTCCTGCAATCGGCTTCCTGCATCGGCCTGCCTCGCTGATTTGAGATCGTCCGTGATGACGATGGCAGGAGCCGCGCTGAAAAGCATCAAGGCGCGGGAAAAATCCGCCGGGACCATGATGCCTGCGGAACGGCAACGGAGAGTGGAGCAGAGGGAGTGGGCTATTTGGGGCGTGCGTTCCAGGCGCCGCCTGGGCGGGCGATGCACCCGTCACCCATTGTCGGGGGCCGCAGATCATGTCAGGAGCTTTGCCAACGAAGAGGCTAAGACATGACCATCCGCTTTCACGAAGGCGATCTGCCGGATCTTTCCAATTACGGCGAATTCGTCGCGATCGACACCGAGACGATGGGGCTGCGGCCAGGCCGCGACAGGCTCTGTGTCGTGCAGCTTTCGCCGGGCGACGGCACCGCCGATGTGGTGCGTATCGCGCAAGGGCAGGACGAGGCGCCAAACCTGACGGCACTGATGGCCGATCAGGAGCGCACCAAGATCTTTCATTATGCCCGCTTCGATGTGGCGGCCTTGCGCTACGCCTTCGGCGTGATCACGACCCCGATCTGGTGCACGAAGATCGCTTCCAAACTTGTGCGCACTTACACCGACCGCCATGGTCTCAAGGATCTGGCGCGCGAGCTCCTCGGTCTCGAATTGTCGAAGCAGCAGCAGAGCTCCGATTGGGGGGCCGACACGCTGAGTGAAGCGCAGCTACAATATGCGGCCGCCGACGTTCTCCATCTCCACGCCATGCGCGAGGTTCTCGTCGAAAGACTGACCCGCGAGCACCGGCTGGAACTCGCCGAAGCCTGCTTCCGATTCGTGCCCGTGCGCGCCGAGCTCGATTTGCTCGGCTGGGAGGATTCGGATATCTTCGCGCATGCCTAAAGGTTGGCGTCCGCCCAAAAATCACCATGTTGGACGGCATGAAGTGTGGCGACCCCGACACCAGAAGGTGAATTGATGGCAGCTGCGACAGCAACCGCGACAACGCAGCCGCAGATTTTCGGGCGTGCCCGGCCTTCTGCGCGTGACAAGGCTTTCCGCAAGGCGAAGCGTCATTCGGCCTTCGTACGGTTTCTGCGCGTCCTTCTGCCGGTTGGCGGTGTTGCAGGCATCGCAGTCCTTGCGCTGGTCGGGCAGTTTTCAAGCGACGAGCAGTTCGACCTCTCGATCGCCAAGACGACGATCGCCAAGAACGCCATCATCATGGACAATCCGAAGCTCACAGGCTTCGATCGCAACGATCGCGAATTCCGTCTGGAAGCCGATCGTGCCATCCAGAAATTCGCCTCGCCCGACGCCGTGACGCTGGAAAACATCACCGCGCACATCAATTCGCCCGGCCGCGGGCCGGTGGCGATCGACGCCGTCACGGCGGATTTCGACAATGCCAAGGGCGATCTTCAGATGGGCGGCAACATCGTCGTCGATTCCGCCGACGGTTACGGTATGAAGCTAACTGGTGCGCAGATCGACACGAAGAGCGGCACGCTCAAATCCGACAACCCCGTCTCGATCA includes:
- a CDS encoding GFA family protein, with amino-acid sequence MTSTEWKTRQGSCRCGRLRFEITSPPLVTAACHCKGCQRMSASAFSLSVAVPGGGFRLLSGEPVIGGAQDMEGLIHSFCGHCMSWVFTRFPDVMGDVVNVRSTMLEDTAGLEPFIETCTAEKLDWVTTPAKHSFAHFPSPEEFPALIDEFSRR
- a CDS encoding ribonuclease D, which codes for MTIRFHEGDLPDLSNYGEFVAIDTETMGLRPGRDRLCVVQLSPGDGTADVVRIAQGQDEAPNLTALMADQERTKIFHYARFDVAALRYAFGVITTPIWCTKIASKLVRTYTDRHGLKDLARELLGLELSKQQQSSDWGADTLSEAQLQYAAADVLHLHAMREVLVERLTREHRLELAEACFRFVPVRAELDLLGWEDSDIFAHA
- a CDS encoding L,D-transpeptidase, producing MFEKSRGVAVRLPAAAALALALAACTTTRPVQPEGPRVDQSYVRMYGPVQDDGWNVPAIDVSKVDPRYLRQIVNYNSPYPAGTIVVDPYERFLYLVMENGKAMRYGVGVARSGMEFAGNAKIARKAEWPRWTPTQAMIKREPERYGKVADGLDGGISNPLGARALYLYKNGRDTLYRIHGTNEPWSIGKAVSSGCIRLFNQDIIDLASRVPPGSRVVVLNRSQSGQGTVPDGPMAAGPLAGAASTGGLS
- a CDS encoding plasma-membrane proton-efflux P-type ATPase, which produces MNDKTAPQPPQKQPPQELPEGATPAEAPLPETDLKTGLTSETAQERLAKFGENAISEEKTSPLQRLMRYFWAPIPWMIEAAAILSAALGDWADFAIIVTMLLVNAAVDFWQERKAGNAIELLKESLALTARVLRDGTWQTLPAKDLVPGDVVLLRIGNVTPADIRLVAGDYLSADEAALTGESLPVDKAAGDTAYSGSVVKLGEMTGVVTATGMNTYFGKTAQLVASAETRSHFQRAVLSIGNFLILTTLALVAVIVLVAVFRGTPFWETVQFSLILTVAAIPVALPTVLSVTMAVGAEKLARMKAIVSRLVAIEELAGVDVLCVDKTGTLTMNALTVADILPEQGVEAADVVLAAQLASNANDPDPIDKAVLAAEGAPADAGYVIGDFTPFDPVSKRTMVETTLGDRKVAFSKGAPQVILDLAAPPAESRARIEAEVARLAEEGYRALGVARREGDAWQFLGLVSIFDPPREDAAATIAETGRMGLAVKMITGDHEAIARQIAGKLGLRRNIRSADTVFADGSDGEVSERIEQADGVARVLPEHKFKIVRALQDRGHIVAMTGDGVNDAPALKQADAGIAVSGATDAARAAADVVLTSSGLGVIASAIEEARRIFERMTSYATFRIAETIRVLVFMSLSILIFDFYPVTAVMIVLLAVLNDFPIMMIAYDNANVAEKPVRWNMPRVLTIASCLGLLGVAETFLLFWYVDTVMHLPREVIQTVIFLKLLVAGHLTLYVTRNQRWFWSRPFPSLRLFLTTEATQILGTLVAVYGIFVAPIGWTYALGVWAYALAWLPIESAIAIALRRALDMKAEHQTSHLARTEGRVAGR
- a CDS encoding DsbA family protein — translated: MLDRRHFMTLAAGAASFALLPGFARAQTGLTVEEVLSDPTAPVRGNSDGDVTLVEYFDYQCPACKGSHDEVMRAVEKDGKVRLVMKDWPIFGEASVYASHLVLAAVPSGGYAHAQEALLNTKGALSRQAVETTLEKAGLDVDALRSAYRDRKGEIDALIMRNSHQAEAFGFPGTPAFVAETTLYPGVMDEKALLEAFAKARG
- the lptC gene encoding LPS export ABC transporter periplasmic protein LptC; this encodes MAAATATATTQPQIFGRARPSARDKAFRKAKRHSAFVRFLRVLLPVGGVAGIAVLALVGQFSSDEQFDLSIAKTTIAKNAIIMDNPKLTGFDRNDREFRLEADRAIQKFASPDAVTLENITAHINSPGRGPVAIDAVTADFDNAKGDLQMGGNIVVDSADGYGMKLTGAQIDTKSGTLKSDNPVSITYHDSETTGNSIDATDGGQRVIIQGDVRTRIMPPKRGQAAAAN